A part of Miscanthus floridulus cultivar M001 chromosome 6, ASM1932011v1, whole genome shotgun sequence genomic DNA contains:
- the LOC136458191 gene encoding pectinesterase-like — protein sequence MAAAAFFRTTTALSTILALLSLSLLVAVVRSDTAATPVTPSTACNETTDPNFCRTVLPSNGTSNLYTYGRFSVAKSLANANKFLGLVNRYLARGGLSPGAVAALQDCQLLSGLNIDFLSSAGATLNTSGNSTLLDPQAEDVQALLSAILTNQQTCADGLQVAASAWSVRNGLAVPMVNSTKLYSVSLSLFTRAWVRSSAKANKSKSNGGGHGRGLFDATDDEMVRRMALEGVAAAVSVVGEVTVDPSGAGNYTTIGAAVAAAPTNLGGSTGYFVIRVPAGVYEENVVVPKNKKYVMMIGDGIGQSVVTGNRSVVDGWTTFNSATFAVLGTGFVAVNMTFRNTAGPAKHQAVALRSGADLSTFYQCSFEAYQDTLYTHSLRQFYRGCDIYGTVDYVFGNAAVVFQDCNLYSRLPMQGQSNTVTAQGRTDPNQNTGTTLQGCTFAAAPDLAANAAFPVTTYLGRPWKLYSRTVIMQSEVDALVDPTGWMPWDGDYALSTLFYAEYNNSGPGADTSRRVAWPGFHVLNGTADAANFTVGNMVLGDFWLPQTGVPFTSGFIN from the exons ATGGCAGCAGCGGCCTTCTTCCGCACCACCACCGCGCTCTCCACCATCCTGGCGCTGCTCTCCCTGTCCCTGCTCGTCGCCGTGGTCCGCTCCGACACGGCGGCCACGCCGGTGACGCCGTCCACGGCGTGCAACGAGACGACGGACCCCAACTTCTGCCGGACCGTGCTCCCGTCAAACGGCACCAGCAACCTCTACACCTATGGGCGCTTCTCCGTCGCCAAGTCCCTTGCCAACGCCAACAAGTTCCTGGGCCTCGTGAACCGGTACCTCGCCCGCGGCGGCCTCTCCCCCGGCGCCGTCGCCGCGCTgcaggactgccagctcctctcGGGTCTCAACATCGACTTCCTGTCGTCCGCGGGCGCCACGCTCAACACGTCGGGCAACAGCACGCTCCTGGACCCGCAGGCCGAGGACGTGCAGGCGCTGCTGTCGGCGATCCTGACCAACCAGCAGACGTGCGCCGACGGCCTGCAGGTGGCCGCCTCCGCGTGGTCCGTGCGCAACGGGCTCGCCGTGCCCATGGTCAACAGCACCAAGCTGTACAGCGTCTCGCTGTCGCTCTTCACCAGGGCATGGGTGCGTTCGTCGGCCAAGGCTAATAAGTCCAAGTCCAACGGCGGCGGCCACGGGAGGGGGCTGTTCGACGCCACCGACGACGAGATGGTCCGCAGGATGGCGCTGGAGGGCGTCGCGGCCGCGGTCTCGGTGGTCGGCGAGGTGACGGTGGACCCGAGCGGCGCGGGGAACTACACGACCATCGGCGCGGCCGTCGCCGCGGCGCCGACCAACCTTGGCGGGAGCACCGGCTACTTCGTCATACGCGTGCCCGCGGGCGTGTACGAGGAGAATGTGGTGGTGCCCAAGAACAAGAAGTACGTCATGATGATCGGCGACGGCATCGGCCAGTCGGTGGTCACCGGCAACCGGAGCGTCGTCGACGGCTGGACGACCTTCAACTCCGCAACGTTCG CTGTTCTTGGGACAGGGTTCGTTGCGGTGAACATGACGTTCCGGAACACGGCCGGTCCGGCGAAGCACCAGGCGGTGGCGCTCCGTTCCGGCGCGGACCTGTCGACGTTCTACCAGTGCAGCTTCGAGGCGTACCAGGACACGCTGTACACGCACTCCCTCCGCCAGTTCTACCGCGGCTGCGACATCTACGGCACCGTGGACTACGTGTTCGGCAACGCGGCCGTGGTGTTCCAGGACTGCAACCTCTACTCCCGGCTGCCGATGCAGGGGCAGAGCAACACGGTGACGGCACAGGGGCGCACGGACCCGAACCAGAACACGGGCACCACGCTCCAGGGCTGCACGTTCGCCGCCGCGCCCGACCTCGCCGCCAACGCGGCGTTCCCCGTGACCACCTACCTGGGCCGGCCGTGGAAGCTCTACTCCCGCACGGTGATCATGCAGTCGGAGGTGGACGCGCTGGTGGACCCCACCGGGTGGATGCCGTGGGACGGCGACTACGCGCTCAGCACGCTCTTCTACGCCGAGTACAACAACTCCGGCCCCGGCGCGGACACCAGCAGGAGGGTGGCCTGGCCGGGCTTCCACGTGCTCAACGGCACCGCGGACGCCGCCAACTTCACCGTCGGcaacatggtgctcggggacttctGGCTGCCCCAAACCGGCGTGCCGTTCACCAGCGGATTCATCAACTGA